In Clostridium sporogenes, one genomic interval encodes:
- a CDS encoding GntP family permease translates to MGNTVAGNQMILGLVVGISILVFLILKTKIHTFLALIIAAATTGLVGGMPPNKIIDSISKGFGGTLGSIGIIIGFGVMMGQIFEVSGAAERMARTFIKFLGKKREELALAITGFIVSIPIFCDSGFIILAPLAKAISKKTKKSVVSLGVALGLGLVITHSLVPPTPGPVGVAGIFGVSVGNFILWGIPLAIPMVIAGMIYGKYIGKKIYQIPGDKEDEWIRTEYQEPVYDFEHEEDNRELPSTFMAFAPIITPIIFILINTILDVLIKQKSIAPSGFTNMVQFLGSPIIAVGIGLVIAIYGLAGKLSKEDVINEMEKGIKSAGIIILVTGGGGALGMVLRDSGTGDYIAKSIAGSHMPVVLIPFIIASLVRLIQGSGTVAMITAASITAPIVAASNVNPILAALGACMGSLLFSYFNDSYFWVVNRSLGIKDAKEQIKVWSVTTTIAWAVGLVELIILSFIL, encoded by the coding sequence ATGGGAAACACAGTAGCAGGAAATCAAATGATATTAGGACTTGTAGTTGGAATCAGCATACTTGTATTTTTAATATTAAAAACTAAAATTCATACATTTTTAGCACTAATTATTGCAGCAGCTACTACTGGACTTGTAGGAGGAATGCCACCTAATAAAATAATTGATTCAATATCTAAAGGCTTTGGGGGAACATTAGGAAGCATTGGTATAATCATAGGTTTTGGGGTAATGATGGGCCAGATTTTTGAAGTATCTGGTGCAGCGGAGAGAATGGCTAGAACTTTTATAAAGTTCTTAGGTAAAAAAAGAGAAGAATTAGCATTAGCAATAACAGGGTTTATAGTGTCTATACCTATATTTTGTGATTCAGGATTTATAATTTTAGCACCACTTGCAAAAGCAATCTCCAAGAAAACTAAAAAATCAGTAGTTTCTCTAGGAGTAGCTTTAGGATTAGGACTTGTAATTACACATAGTTTGGTACCACCAACACCTGGCCCAGTAGGAGTTGCAGGGATATTTGGAGTAAGTGTAGGAAACTTTATTTTATGGGGAATTCCTTTAGCTATACCTATGGTGATAGCCGGAATGATTTATGGAAAGTATATAGGAAAAAAAATATATCAAATTCCAGGGGATAAAGAAGATGAGTGGATTAGAACAGAATATCAAGAGCCAGTATATGATTTTGAACATGAAGAGGATAATAGAGAATTACCATCTACCTTTATGGCTTTTGCACCAATAATAACACCTATAATATTTATACTTATAAATACTATATTAGATGTTTTAATTAAACAAAAATCAATAGCTCCTAGTGGATTTACTAACATGGTTCAATTTTTAGGTTCTCCAATAATTGCAGTAGGAATTGGTCTTGTAATAGCCATATATGGACTAGCAGGTAAGTTAAGCAAAGAAGATGTTATAAATGAAATGGAAAAAGGAATAAAATCTGCTGGTATAATAATATTAGTTACCGGTGGCGGTGGAGCTTTAGGTATGGTACTTCGTGATAGTGGTACAGGAGATTATATAGCAAAATCAATTGCAGGTTCTCATATGCCAGTTGTATTAATACCTTTTATAATAGCATCTTTAGTAAGACTTATCCAAGGAAGTGGAACAGTTGCCATGATAACTGCAGCTTCTATAACTGCACCAATTGTTGCAGCATCAAATGTTAATCCAATATTAGCAGCACTTGGAGCATGTATGGGATCACTTTTATTCTCATATTTCAATGATAGTTATTTCTGGGTAGTTAACCGTTCCCTTGGAATAAAAGACGCAAAAGAACAAATAAAAGTATGGTCAGTTACTACTACTATAGCTTGGGCGGTAGGTTTAGTAGAACTAATTATATTAAGTTTTATACTATAA
- a CDS encoding response regulator transcription factor has translation MDKQHKERILIVEDEVKISRFLQLELQYEGYEIEQAYDGREGLDKALNEKCDLILLDIMLPKLNGMEVCRRIRQISDMPIIMLTAKDETTDIVMGLDTGADDYITKPFAIEELLARIRVALKRKKLEVKHSNTISIKGLELDLDKHIVSYNQQIIDLTKTEFDLLKFFMENKNIALNREQILDKVWGFDYFGDTNVVDVYVRYLRTKIDNKYSERFIYTIRGVGYLLKDE, from the coding sequence ATGGATAAACAGCATAAGGAAAGAATTCTTATAGTAGAAGATGAAGTTAAAATTTCTCGTTTTCTTCAGCTAGAATTACAATATGAGGGGTATGAAATAGAGCAAGCATATGACGGTAGAGAAGGATTAGATAAAGCTTTAAATGAAAAGTGTGATCTAATATTATTAGATATAATGCTTCCTAAATTAAATGGTATGGAAGTTTGTAGAAGGATACGTCAAATATCAGATATGCCAATAATAATGTTAACAGCTAAGGACGAAACCACAGATATTGTAATGGGATTAGATACTGGTGCTGATGATTATATTACTAAACCTTTTGCTATAGAAGAACTTTTAGCTAGAATAAGAGTAGCATTGAAGAGAAAAAAATTAGAAGTAAAACATTCTAATACTATTTCTATAAAAGGATTAGAATTAGATTTAGATAAACATATTGTATCCTATAATCAACAAATTATAGATCTTACAAAGACTGAGTTCGATTTATTAAAATTCTTTATGGAAAATAAAAATATTGCTTTAAATAGAGAACAAATATTGGATAAAGTATGGGGATTTGACTATTTTGGGGACACTAATGTGGTGGATGTTTATGTAAGATATTTAAGAACAAAAATTGATAATAAGTATAGTGAAAGATTCATATATACAATTAGAGGAGTGGGATACCTTTTAAAAGATGAATAA
- the pdxA gene encoding 4-hydroxythreonine-4-phosphate dehydrogenase PdxA — MINNKPIIGIPIGDPAGVGPEIVVKSLTEAEVYEKCNPILIGDAKVIKQAMGFCNVNLNINSIKKADEGKFTLGTIDLIDLNNIDIDELKIGKVQGIAGKAAFEYIKKSVEMAKEGELDAIATTPINKESLREGNVNYIGHTEILADLTDTEDPLTMFEVRGMRVFFLTRHVSLRKACDLVTKERVLDYIIRCSEALEKLGVKDGKMAVAGLNPHSGEHGLFGDEEMKAVVPAIEEAQKMGYKVEGPIGADSVFHLALKGRYNSVLSLYHDQGHIATKTLDFERTIAVTNGMPILRTSVDHGTAFDIAGTGQASSVSMVEAIILAAKYSPKFKK; from the coding sequence ATGATTAATAATAAACCAATAATAGGAATACCTATAGGAGATCCAGCCGGTGTAGGGCCAGAAATAGTAGTAAAATCATTAACTGAAGCAGAAGTTTATGAAAAATGTAATCCTATATTAATAGGAGATGCAAAAGTAATTAAACAAGCTATGGGATTCTGCAATGTTAATTTAAATATAAATTCAATTAAAAAAGCAGATGAGGGTAAGTTTACTTTAGGAACTATAGATTTGATAGATTTAAATAATATAGATATTGATGAATTAAAAATAGGTAAGGTTCAAGGTATAGCAGGAAAAGCAGCCTTTGAATATATAAAAAAATCTGTAGAAATGGCTAAAGAGGGAGAGCTAGATGCTATAGCTACAACTCCAATAAATAAAGAGTCCTTAAGAGAAGGTAATGTAAATTATATCGGTCATACTGAGATTTTAGCAGATTTAACAGATACAGAAGATCCTCTTACTATGTTTGAAGTTAGAGGAATGAGAGTATTCTTCTTGACAAGACATGTTTCTTTAAGAAAAGCTTGTGACTTAGTAACTAAAGAAAGAGTATTAGATTATATAATAAGATGCTCTGAAGCTTTAGAGAAACTAGGAGTGAAAGACGGTAAAATGGCTGTAGCAGGGTTAAATCCTCACAGTGGAGAACATGGCTTATTTGGGGATGAAGAAATGAAAGCTGTTGTACCAGCTATAGAGGAAGCTCAAAAAATGGGATACAAAGTAGAAGGGCCTATAGGAGCAGATTCAGTATTCCATCTAGCTCTTAAGGGAAGATATAATTCAGTATTATCTTTGTATCATGACCAAGGACATATAGCAACAAAAACATTAGATTTTGAAAGAACTATTGCTGTAACAAATGGAATGCCAATACTTAGAACTTCAGTAGACCATGGAACAGCCTTTGATATAGCAGGTACTGGACAAGCTAGTTCTGTAAGTATGGTAGAAGCTATAATTTTAGCGGCTAAATATTCACCTAAATTTAAAAAATAA
- a CDS encoding acyl-CoA dehydratase activase translates to MIAYTCKYTPLSILEAFDEVPIKINPIAYTFDRADVLMHPNMCTYCKSLLENLIDYNSDQLLLMNCCDSMRRLYDVLKSQSKMKYVYMMDLPHKNNCCSRILLKESFIKFIDSYEKFSGKNFNVEKFKLSIQKHIVTGDTCENNFNSRIALLGGRCDESLVNMIESCTESSVLNLTCTGENFIWDKVPDLSSIDDLILWYAGAILSQTPCMRMSDISYRNKLILSNNISGIIYNTVKFCDYYSFEYASIKKKLNIPILKIETDYTNQSRGQLTTRIEAFIERLFKGKTKTSCETFSRLEDNCYVAGIDSGSTSTNVVILDKDKNIISYSIVSTGAKSIHGANAALEVALEKAHLSRDDIKYIVSTGYGRINIPFANENITEITCHGIAAHHLNPNIRTVMDIGGQDSKVIRLDENGNIKDFAMNDKCAAGTGRFLDMMARTLQISIDEMSKEGLNWKEELKITNMCTVFAESEVVSLIAENKEKCDIIHGLNDSIASKMLSLLNRVGKEDSYMMTGGVAKNLGVVKALETKLNSKIFICEEPQICGSLGAALIALKKYEEAFSK, encoded by the coding sequence ATGATTGCATATACTTGTAAATATACCCCCCTTTCTATACTTGAAGCTTTTGATGAGGTTCCCATAAAAATAAATCCTATAGCATATACCTTTGATAGAGCTGATGTACTTATGCACCCAAATATGTGTACATATTGTAAGTCCTTACTTGAAAATCTTATTGATTATAATAGTGATCAGTTACTATTAATGAACTGCTGTGACAGCATGAGAAGATTATATGATGTTTTAAAATCTCAATCAAAGATGAAATATGTATATATGATGGACTTACCTCATAAAAACAACTGTTGTTCACGTATTTTGCTTAAAGAATCCTTTATTAAGTTCATAGATAGTTATGAAAAGTTTAGTGGAAAAAACTTTAATGTTGAAAAATTTAAACTATCTATTCAAAAACATATTGTTACTGGTGATACCTGTGAAAATAATTTTAATAGCAGGATTGCTCTTTTAGGTGGTAGATGTGATGAATCCCTTGTAAACATGATAGAAAGTTGTACTGAATCATCAGTATTAAACCTTACTTGTACAGGGGAAAATTTTATATGGGACAAAGTACCTGATTTATCTTCTATAGATGATCTTATTTTATGGTATGCTGGAGCTATTTTGTCTCAAACTCCTTGCATGAGAATGTCTGATATTTCCTACAGAAACAAACTTATTCTTTCTAATAATATATCAGGAATTATTTATAACACAGTAAAATTCTGCGATTATTATTCCTTTGAATATGCATCAATTAAGAAGAAACTTAATATTCCCATATTAAAGATTGAAACTGATTATACTAATCAAAGTAGGGGACAACTCACTACCAGAATAGAGGCCTTCATTGAAAGGTTGTTTAAAGGAAAAACAAAAACAAGCTGTGAAACCTTCTCCCGCTTAGAGGATAACTGCTATGTAGCAGGTATCGATAGTGGATCAACTTCTACAAATGTAGTGATTCTAGATAAGGATAAAAACATAATCAGCTACTCCATAGTAAGCACTGGTGCTAAAAGTATTCATGGTGCAAATGCTGCACTGGAGGTTGCCTTAGAAAAGGCTCATCTTTCAAGAGATGACATTAAATACATTGTTTCCACTGGTTATGGTAGAATAAATATTCCTTTTGCTAATGAAAATATTACTGAAATAACCTGTCACGGCATTGCAGCTCATCATTTAAATCCTAACATTAGAACAGTTATGGATATTGGTGGCCAGGACAGTAAAGTAATAAGATTAGACGAAAATGGGAATATTAAAGACTTTGCAATGAACGACAAATGCGCTGCAGGTACAGGCAGATTTCTTGACATGATGGCTAGAACTCTCCAAATAAGCATTGATGAAATGAGTAAGGAAGGACTTAATTGGAAGGAAGAACTTAAAATAACCAATATGTGTACCGTATTTGCAGAATCTGAAGTGGTGTCCCTTATAGCTGAAAACAAGGAAAAGTGTGATATAATTCATGGACTTAATGATTCCATAGCTTCAAAAATGCTATCATTATTAAATAGAGTAGGAAAAGAGGACTCTTATATGATGACTGGAGGTGTAGCAAAAAATCTAGGAGTAGTAAAAGCCTTAGAAACAAAACTAAACAGCAAAATCTTTATATGTGAAGAACCTCAAATATGTGGATCTCTTGGAGCTGCCTTAATAGCCCTTAAAAAGTATGAAGAGGCTTTCTCAAAATAA
- a CDS encoding nitroreductase family protein → MKKDFYEAIEKRRTFYGISKEAVVSDDRIKEVIEHAVKHTPSAFNSQSTRIVLLLGDKHDKLWSITKEALRKIVPEDKFGSTEEKINSFASGYGTVLYFEDMSVVEDLQKQFALYKDNFPIWSQQSSGMHQFVIWTSLEIEGFGASLQHYNELIEEDVKKEWDIPNNWKLIAQMPFGKPVVNPDEKQYNPLEERIRIIK, encoded by the coding sequence ATGAAAAAAGATTTTTATGAAGCAATAGAAAAGAGACGTACATTTTATGGAATTAGTAAGGAAGCAGTAGTTTCAGATGATAGAATTAAGGAAGTTATTGAGCATGCAGTAAAGCATACACCTTCTGCTTTTAACTCTCAAAGTACAAGAATTGTACTACTATTAGGAGATAAACATGATAAATTATGGAGTATCACAAAGGAAGCTTTAAGAAAGATAGTACCTGAAGATAAATTTGGAAGTACTGAAGAAAAAATAAACTCTTTTGCTAGTGGTTATGGAACAGTTTTATATTTTGAAGATATGAGTGTAGTAGAAGATCTTCAAAAACAATTTGCTTTATACAAAGATAATTTCCCAATATGGTCTCAACAATCTAGTGGAATGCACCAATTTGTTATCTGGACATCATTAGAAATAGAAGGTTTTGGAGCTTCATTGCAACATTATAATGAACTTATTGAAGAAGATGTAAAAAAAGAATGGGATATACCAAATAACTGGAAACTTATAGCTCAAATGCCTTTTGGTAAACCAGTAGTAAATCCAGATGAAAAACAATATAATCCATTAGAAGAACGTATTAGAATAATTAAATAA
- a CDS encoding 2-hydroxyacyl-CoA dehydratase subunit D: MDLIKHYGSIIKKNIDTPSRTRALLKTGYTLNYKFMDKFPNHQFPSSLQYLEKICMKFILEPLKHPERSAMVNLFAPCEFLHALDIYPMFVEGISSYLSGTKCEDGFIDYAEKMNIPETLCSYHKTFIGAVESKLLPKPRFAVTTTMACDANINTFRHVSNCLDIELYIIDIPYEYSKDGEEYVASQLYEMVEMIQDIMNVKLDENKLKTVIHNENLSRTYQLKYMKELSCRYFPNTLTLEMYKLFTSHVAMGRIETLQFYKKIYEDILTYDKGECKKFLWVHLLPFYQETLKKYFNNNKEIQLLGCDLSFDYLAELDIKNPYNSIAKKLILNHFNGPQLRRAESILNAAKTLNADAVINFCHWGCKQSNGGAMLLKKVMEKNNIPYLSIDGDGVDRRNSQDGQLRTRLEAFFEILENNKGGI, translated from the coding sequence ATGGATTTAATTAAACACTATGGTTCAATTATAAAAAAGAACATAGATACTCCATCACGTACCCGTGCTCTTTTAAAAACAGGATATACTCTTAATTACAAATTTATGGACAAGTTTCCTAACCATCAATTCCCTTCATCCCTACAATATCTTGAAAAAATATGCATGAAATTTATATTAGAACCTCTTAAACATCCAGAACGGTCTGCAATGGTTAATTTATTTGCTCCTTGTGAATTTTTGCATGCTCTAGACATCTATCCCATGTTTGTTGAAGGGATTTCTTCTTATTTATCGGGAACAAAATGTGAAGATGGCTTTATAGATTACGCAGAGAAAATGAATATTCCAGAAACCCTTTGTAGTTATCACAAAACCTTTATAGGAGCTGTTGAATCAAAGCTACTTCCCAAACCACGGTTTGCAGTTACAACTACTATGGCCTGTGATGCTAATATAAATACCTTTAGACATGTTTCAAATTGTCTTGATATTGAATTGTACATCATTGACATTCCTTATGAATATTCAAAGGATGGAGAGGAATATGTAGCCTCTCAATTATATGAAATGGTGGAAATGATTCAGGATATAATGAATGTTAAATTAGATGAAAATAAATTAAAGACAGTAATTCATAATGAAAATCTTTCGAGAACATATCAGTTGAAATATATGAAAGAGCTTTCTTGTAGGTACTTTCCAAACACATTAACCCTTGAAATGTATAAGCTTTTTACTTCCCACGTAGCTATGGGTAGAATAGAAACTTTACAATTTTATAAAAAAATCTATGAAGATATTCTTACTTATGATAAAGGTGAATGCAAAAAATTCTTGTGGGTTCATTTACTGCCTTTTTATCAAGAAACTCTAAAAAAATACTTTAACAATAATAAAGAAATTCAATTATTAGGCTGCGATTTATCCTTTGATTATTTAGCAGAGTTGGATATAAAAAATCCTTATAATTCAATAGCAAAAAAGCTCATACTAAATCATTTTAATGGGCCTCAGTTAAGGAGGGCTGAAAGTATATTGAATGCAGCAAAAACTCTTAATGCAGATGCAGTAATAAATTTTTGTCACTGGGGTTGTAAGCAATCCAATGGAGGAGCCATGCTACTTAAAAAAGTTATGGAGAAAAATAATATTCCTTATCTATCTATAGATGGAGATGGGGTTGATAGGCGAAATTCTCAGGATGGTCAGCTTCGTACCAGATTGGAAGCATTTTTTGAAATTTTAGAAAATAATAAAGGAGGTATCTAA
- a CDS encoding DUF4342 domain-containing protein, with protein sequence MNVSLEQIDLLRKRANVSYEEAKEVLEKFDGDIIEALVYLEKNKKVNEDFCCESKFFNKIKMLIRKGNKTKVVVRKKEETVLKVPVNMVILCTALAFPVTIAATIIALVTKHTIRIEKKSGEDSKVNDILNKVSTKVNDIVDDLSEEKEVYN encoded by the coding sequence ATGAATGTGTCTTTAGAACAAATAGACTTATTAAGAAAGAGAGCAAACGTAAGCTATGAAGAAGCAAAAGAGGTATTAGAAAAATTTGATGGTGATATTATAGAAGCTTTAGTATATCTTGAAAAGAATAAAAAGGTCAATGAGGATTTTTGCTGTGAAAGTAAATTTTTTAATAAAATTAAGATGTTAATTAGAAAAGGCAATAAAACTAAAGTTGTAGTCAGAAAAAAAGAAGAAACTGTATTAAAAGTACCAGTTAATATGGTTATATTATGTACTGCTTTAGCATTTCCAGTTACCATAGCGGCTACTATAATTGCTTTAGTAACAAAGCATACTATTAGAATAGAGAAAAAATCAGGAGAAGACTCAAAGGTTAATGATATTTTAAATAAAGTATCAACTAAAGTTAATGATATAGTTGATGATTTATCAGAAGAAAAAGAAGTGTATAATTAA
- a CDS encoding GNAT family N-acetyltransferase, which yields MKNLTLRDAVEEDAPIITGLIYDTEDLPEHIWGQGTKEEILNRIELLVLSDESRYSYLNIKVAELNDKICGAIILLNSEEIAQLDTKTSLKLLFMIKGIKGKVKFIKDFIKGMNLEEGGKRELYIANLATTKEVRGFGIGKELMKLAEKIAKEEGYKGCSLLAKDKNVRKFYEKLDYKFEKKEKYCSQYLYRMVKLV from the coding sequence ATGAAAAACTTGACATTAAGAGATGCAGTGGAGGAGGACGCCCCCATTATCACTGGTCTTATATATGATACGGAGGATCTTCCAGAGCATATTTGGGGCCAGGGCACTAAAGAGGAAATTTTAAATAGGATTGAGTTGTTAGTATTAAGTGATGAATCCAGATATTCTTATTTAAATATAAAAGTAGCAGAGTTAAATGATAAAATCTGTGGAGCTATAATCCTTTTAAATAGTGAGGAAATAGCACAGCTAGATACTAAAACTAGTTTAAAGTTGCTTTTTATGATTAAAGGGATTAAAGGAAAGGTAAAATTTATAAAAGATTTTATTAAGGGAATGAATTTAGAAGAGGGCGGAAAAAGAGAACTTTATATAGCAAACTTAGCCACAACTAAAGAAGTTAGAGGTTTTGGAATAGGAAAAGAGTTAATGAAACTAGCAGAAAAAATTGCTAAAGAAGAAGGATATAAGGGCTGTTCACTATTGGCTAAGGATAAAAATGTAAGAAAGTTCTATGAAAAATTAGATTATAAATTTGAAAAAAAGGAAAAGTATTGTTCACAATATTTATATAGAATGGTTAAATTGGTTTAA
- a CDS encoding sensor histidine kinase encodes MNKKLSFIEVIRDIFKYIYIIIKKIIIVIPRIIKALLNKFKIRLRFSITFKLNFMYTLIISILLFLFTYTVLFGFRSFLIKEAKNNLNMYAEIVSNNIKDVPKVPKELIDSIAKKGNVSINILENDKSIIYSTNKNMKEYYGNFKKDLPYLITGNDNIERLILNKSFELKNEIYYIQVISDLQKENQYFHLYFIILGVLDIFIIIIIIKFGSRIGKKVVDPINEMNYTIKKINVQNLDTRLNVKGFHDELRELTQTVNDMFDRIEESYENQNRFVSDASHELRTPIAVIQGYANMIYRWGKDDKEVLEEAVTAIKDESENMKDLVEKLLFLARADKKTQKIYKEEFYINKLLDEIVRETRLINSSHNIINESNDNILVFADYKLLKQALRIFIDNSLKFTPENGQITIGSHINKNKVVITVEDTGLGIPKEDIPYIFDRFYRVDKARTKDKGGTGLGLSIAKWIIKEHKGSIEVKSSVNIGTKISIFISVKNKD; translated from the coding sequence ATGAATAAGAAGCTGAGTTTTATAGAGGTTATTAGAGATATTTTTAAATATATTTATATAATTATAAAAAAAATAATAATAGTAATTCCAAGAATTATTAAAGCTTTATTAAATAAATTTAAAATAAGATTAAGATTCTCTATTACTTTTAAGTTGAATTTTATGTATACACTTATAATATCAATATTACTATTTTTATTTACATATACAGTTTTGTTTGGTTTTAGGTCCTTTTTAATAAAAGAGGCTAAGAATAACTTAAATATGTATGCAGAAATAGTATCAAATAATATAAAAGATGTTCCCAAAGTCCCAAAGGAATTAATAGATAGCATTGCTAAAAAAGGCAATGTATCTATTAATATTTTGGAAAATGATAAAAGCATTATTTACTCAACCAATAAAAATATGAAAGAATATTATGGGAATTTTAAAAAGGATTTACCATATCTTATAACAGGAAATGATAATATAGAAAGATTAATTTTAAATAAAAGCTTTGAATTAAAAAATGAAATATATTATATACAAGTTATAAGTGATTTACAAAAGGAAAATCAATATTTTCATTTATATTTTATCATTCTAGGGGTTCTTGATATTTTCATTATAATTATAATTATAAAATTTGGTTCTCGTATAGGTAAAAAAGTTGTTGATCCTATAAATGAAATGAATTATACAATAAAAAAGATAAATGTACAAAATTTAGATACTCGTCTTAATGTGAAAGGTTTCCATGATGAATTAAGAGAACTTACGCAAACCGTTAATGATATGTTTGATAGAATTGAAGAGTCTTATGAAAATCAAAATCGTTTTGTATCAGATGCTTCCCATGAACTTAGAACCCCGATTGCAGTTATCCAAGGATATGCAAATATGATCTATAGATGGGGTAAAGATGATAAAGAAGTCTTAGAAGAAGCTGTTACCGCTATTAAAGATGAGTCAGAAAATATGAAAGATCTAGTTGAAAAATTATTATTCTTAGCAAGGGCTGATAAAAAAACTCAGAAGATTTATAAAGAAGAGTTTTATATAAATAAATTATTGGATGAAATTGTACGAGAAACTAGGTTAATAAATTCAAGTCATAATATTATTAATGAAAGTAATGATAATATTCTAGTTTTTGCAGATTATAAATTGTTAAAGCAAGCTTTACGAATATTTATAGATAATAGTTTGAAATTTACACCGGAAAATGGGCAAATAACTATTGGATCACATATAAATAAAAATAAAGTTGTTATTACAGTTGAAGATACAGGTTTGGGAATTCCAAAGGAAGATATACCCTACATTTTTGATAGATTTTATAGAGTTGATAAGGCTAGAACAAAAGATAAAGGAGGTACTGGCTTAGGGCTTTCTATAGCAAAGTGGATTATAAAAGAGCACAAAGGGAGTATAGAAGTTAAAAGTAGTGTCAATATAGGAACAAAAATAAGTATATTTATATCTGTAAAGAATAAGGATTAA
- a CDS encoding methyl-accepting chemotaxis protein, with product MILVNELESLKVLAEVQANTVPGGVIFGIMEGDTIVWVKSSDSLNIKLLSVGNKLGSDSTTLVAMRQRKVLSQNIDRSAYGIRLTITSIPIVDEEDNVVGAFAMAVPKLHPIGKSFGSFAPMLGEMFPEGAFLFTTDLNKIVDIQSSEKFDVPTIQSGDKLKEDFIASKVIKTGKPQLEQVKTLEYGVPVTLSGYPLFDEENGNKVVGSFCIIMPQEVADKLRTMSNNLEDNLSEISATIEQLAASASQIHTNEQDLNQEIDKIITVSEEINEISSFIKAIADETKMLGLNAAIEAARAGEAGKGFGVVAQEIRRLSEQSKSTVPRIKELTDNIKIKVEDVSKKSQSSLVSSQEQAAASQQITAGIEEITSMSEELNTIAQKL from the coding sequence ATGATTTTAGTAAATGAATTGGAAAGTTTAAAGGTATTAGCTGAAGTGCAGGCAAATACAGTTCCAGGAGGAGTTATATTTGGAATAATGGAAGGGGATACCATAGTATGGGTAAAATCATCTGATTCACTTAATATTAAATTACTTAGTGTAGGAAATAAATTGGGTAGTGATAGTACTACTCTTGTTGCAATGCGTCAAAGAAAAGTTTTATCTCAAAATATTGACCGTTCTGCTTATGGAATAAGATTAACTATTACTTCAATTCCAATTGTAGATGAGGAAGATAATGTGGTTGGAGCCTTTGCTATGGCAGTGCCAAAATTACATCCTATCGGTAAATCCTTTGGAAGTTTTGCCCCAATGCTAGGGGAAATGTTCCCAGAAGGGGCGTTTTTATTTACAACGGATTTAAATAAAATTGTAGATATACAGTCATCAGAAAAATTTGATGTTCCAACTATACAATCTGGAGATAAGCTTAAGGAGGATTTTATAGCAAGTAAAGTAATAAAAACAGGAAAACCACAGTTAGAACAAGTGAAAACTTTAGAATATGGAGTTCCTGTAACTTTATCAGGATATCCATTATTTGACGAGGAAAATGGAAACAAAGTTGTAGGCTCTTTCTGCATAATTATGCCACAGGAAGTTGCAGACAAATTGAGAACTATGTCTAATAATCTTGAAGACAATCTTTCAGAAATCTCTGCTACTATTGAACAGTTGGCAGCATCTGCATCACAAATACATACTAATGAACAGGATTTAAATCAAGAGATAGACAAAATAATAACTGTATCAGAGGAAATTAATGAAATATCTTCCTTTATAAAGGCAATAGCTGATGAAACAAAGATGCTTGGATTAAATGCAGCTATTGAAGCTGCTAGAGCTGGAGAGGCCGGTAAAGGGTTTGGTGTAGTTGCACAGGAAATAAGAAGGCTGTCTGAGCAATCTAAAAGTACAGTACCAAGAATTAAAGAGTTAACAGATAACATTAAGATAAAGGTAGAGGACGTAAGTAAAAAAAGCCAAAGCTCATTAGTTTCAAGTCAAGAACAGGCAGCAGCTTCACAGCAAATTACAGCAGGTATAGAGGAAATAACATCTATGTCTGAAGAATTAAATACTATTGCACAGAAACTATAG